In the genome of Calothrix sp. PCC 6303, the window TGAAAGATTAGGTTCACTGTTATACATATAGTAGCCACCATCTACCTAATCCGATTTATAGGTGTACTGCTCTTCACACAGCAACCCCCTTCTAGAGAGTCAACAGATGTTAAAAACCCTTTTGTTGTCGGGATGGTTCCACGCACAACCGTTTGCTAAATATGTTGTTGTTGTCATGTTAATTGCTCCCCTAATGGCAGCAAGTAACCATGCAACTTCGGCAACACAATCAGAAGTAGTTGCCAGTGCGGCTGTTGAGAGCGAATCAAGTATTGCTTCAACGCAAATTGGCGTTGCCAGCGACCTAGATTCAATCCGCGATACATCCGGATTAACAGCGAGTACCTCAAATTCTCAGCCATCAACAGTGGCTATTGTAGTTGAACCGAAATTACTGGGAGTAGAGGAAGATTTCTCACAATCAGGAGTAGAGAACTCCGAACTTCATACTGAAAGTGATCCATTTGCCAAAGTAGAAGTAGCTCCAAACAATAGTACTGCTGATTCACGATTACAGCAGCAAACTTTAATTGAAAAAATTAAGGCTGCACGAGATCAAATTAGAGTAGCAAATAATACTAATTTGTACGCAGTGAAAATTGATCCCCAACTGCGGGGAGCTGATCAAGATCTTAGCCAAGAGAATAATAATCAAGCTGATGCCGAGATGCAACAAGCATCCGAGGATCCCTTAAATAGTCCCTATCCAATTCCGATGAAGTGGATTAATCAGACTCAGGAAACAGTTGGAGCAACAGGTGGCGGTGTGCGTTATTATCGCAGTTCCCCTGTAAATTCACCTGACGGGAGATATCGGGTTTACAGCCGCGTGCAATTGGAAGTAAAGCCAGAGCAATACAATAGTCGCGTTAGTAGCGTCTTGTTTATTGAAGATAAACAAAGTAAAAAATTGCGGGTAGTGGCTTCCACATCACGTAACAACGATGTGTTGGTGAATACTAAAGCTGCACCTGATGCTAACGGAGAGGGAACGATTGGGGTTTTAGTACCCGTCAGTTGGTCAGAAAAAGGCGATCGCTTCTTGGCGCGAAGATTTGAAGGGGTAATGAATACGTCAGATATTTCTGACTACGCAGTTATCTGGCATCGTGAACGCGATCGCACAAATACTGTAGAGCCTACCCGTAAGGGAGAAGAACATGAGAAAATTGCAATTTTGCTGGGCTGGAGTAAAACCCAACCGAATCATGTCATGTTCCGTACTGGTGAATTAGGTGATGAAGATTGGCCCCTTGTAACCGTCTCTGATGAAGGCAAAACTACAGGTGCTGCTGATATAGATAAACCTGTCACCTTTGGCAATCGTGTTTCAGATGTTTGGGCTGGTCCCCAGGTTGCTTATCGCTAACTGAATCCATTGTCGTTGATGTATATAAAAATATGATCCCGCTTTTAACATTTGATAAAAGCGGGATTTTGTTATTGATGATTTGAAAATTACGGAATTAGTAGTTTTCCCAATGTAGCTTGTAGGAAAACTTTGTTAGAAAAGAACAATTATGATGTGGGGTTGGGGATGAATGAGCAAACTTTGGAAAAGCGTTACGAAATTCAACAACAGTTGGGAAAAAAGGCAGGAAGACGAACGCTATTAGCAAGCGATCGCATAACCCAACAAACTGTCATTATTAAACTACTGACTTTCAGTAGTGATTTTGCTTGGGAAGATTTAAAGCTATTTGAGCGGGAAGCAGAAACCCTCAAAACCCTCACCCACGCAGCAATTCCTAGTTATGTTGACTATTTTGAATTGGATACTGTTGGTAAAGGTTATGCACTCGTCCAAAGCTACGTGGAGGGTAAATCCTTGGAAGAACACATCAAAGCAGGACGAGTGTTTAATGAAAAAGCACTCAAAAATATCGCATCCCAATTACTAGAAATCCTCATTTACCTACATTCCCAACATCCCCCAGTAATCCACCGTGATATTAAACCCAGTAATATTATTTTGGTCGAAAACGGCTATCAACGCATTGGCAAGATCTATTTGGTCGATTTTGGTTCCGTTCAAACTTTAGCTAGCAAGGCGGGTAAAACAGTCACTGTTGTGGGGACATACGGATATATGCCACCCGAACAATTTGGCGGTTATGCAACCCCTGCATCCGACTTATATAGTTTGGGTGCAACGCTGATTGCTTTAGCTACGGGGATTCATCCTGCTGATTTACCGCAACAGGGGATGCGAATGGATTTTGCCAAGTTGGTTAGTTTGAGTCCCTCATTTATGGAGTGGTTGCAATGGTTAACTGAACCGAGTGTTGAACGTAGGTTAAATTCAGCAGCAGAAGCATTAATAACCGTAAAAAGCGGACAACTTCGAGTTTCCCAAACTAGTGCAGAAACACCGAGAAAAACCGTAAATACTTGGTTACTATTTCTGGTTTCCCTATGTCGTAGTACCTTTTTGGGAGGTGCAGTTGTGATGATGTCTGCCGGGTTATACGGTAGTGTTGTCATCCCATTAGCCGGGACAGTAATAGGTGGAATGTTTGGTGCAATGCTTGGTTTTCCCCTTGGTTTGGGTAATGGAATTTTGGTTGGGTTAATTACGAGGTTATTTTTCTATCCTTTAAAAAATGCTCGTCGTCATCGACTTCTTGTCAGTATGACTAGTACAATTATTGGTACTGCTGTTGGTATCATTTACTTTGCACAGTTTTCAGGAGTCTTGTTGGGTGGGACAAACAGTACTCTTCAATCCTTATTATTTTATGCGATCGCACCCTCTATAATTACGGGATTGAGTATGGGTGCTGTCAGTAAATCCTTTGCTCAATGGTATGAAAGGGAAGGTCAATCTAAAAAGTATTTAAAAAAATAAATTTGTCAAATCATATCTCTGTTTTATTGTCAGAAGCTGGGAATCGAAACTTTTTTGATTACTGATTGAATATTTTACCTATGAATGAAAATACATCAAAGCAAATATTAAACGAAAGATATGAAGTTGTCAGCGAATTGGGTAGGCAAACTGGCAGACGCACCCTATTAGCTACAGATTTACAAACCCAACAGCAAGTAGTTGTCAAAGTTCTTTATTTAGGACAAGATTTTGATTGGCAAGATTTAAAGTTATTTCAACGGGAATCTGAGACACTCAAAACTTTAGAACATTCACAAATTCCTCGTTATCTTGACTATTTTGAATTTGAAACGAGTGATGATAAAGGGTTTGGATTGGTGCAAACCTATGTTGGAGCAAAGTCATTAGAAGAACAGTTACAAGCTGGACGAAGATTTAGTGAGTCTGAAATCAAAGAGTTAGCAATATCACTTTTAGAAATTCTGAATTATTTGCATCAGCGACAACCAGCTATTATTCACCGCGATATTAAACCTAGTAATATCTTACTTAGTAATCGTTCTGGGAATAGTGTTGGTGAAGTTTATTTAGTTGATTTTGGCTCAGTCCAAAATATTGCGGCGCAGGAAGGCGGTACAATTACAGTTGTGGGGACATACGGATATATGCCACCCGAACAATTTGGTGGGAGAACAAAACCCGCATCAGATTTGTATAGTTTGGGTGCGACTTTAATTTATGTTATGACTGGGTTGCATCCCACAGAACTACCACAACAAGATTTACGGATTAAATTCCCTCAAGCTGGTTATATTAGTCGAAAGTTTGCTGATTGGTTGGAATGGATGACAGAACCAAGTTTGGAACAACGCTTTACATCTGCACAAATTGCCCTAGATGCAATTGAAAATCCACCACAAAGAAGACAGATTATACAGGAATTAAATCCAGCTTTAAGTAAACCTCAAGGAAGTAGTATTAATTTAATTAAAACGTCAGATAGATTAGAAATTATTTTACCTCCTACAGGTTTTGGAATTGGGTTAATTGTATTAATTTCTTGTTTGACTCCATTTGCAATTGGCATTACTTTTTTAAGCCAAGGATTAGACTCCCTCAATAGGGCATTAGCAACAAATACATTGGCTTCGGGTTTTTTCTGGCTTTTGCAGGGAAGCGCCATCGCACTTATCTTATTTCTAGTTCTTGCTGCTATTTTTAAGCGCGCTCATTTACAATTGAATGATGGATATCTGACAGTAATTCATCATTTATTAGGGTTTAAATGGAGTCAGAAAATAATTAAGATGAATCAGGTAATTCATGTCAAAATGATTTCTGATAAATATAATACTGGCGTTAAAGAAAATTTATTTATGTATCATGGAAATAGGGTTGTTTTCAATTTCGATGAGTACTGTAATTTAAACACTTTAGAACGTGAATGGTTAAAAAATGAAATCAGGGATTGGTTGAACAAAATGAGGCATTCTTTGAATAATGACTGAAGTTATAGCGGTTATCGGTTGCATCCAATACACTAACTTAACGCCCAACCCCTCCCCTACTTGACATGTATGAACAATGCGCTTTATCCCTACGTATCCCTACGATGGATGTGGCTTTTCCCATTCTCATATTTTGCATTTTCTTTCAATGCGTAAGTTATAGTCTTGTGATAATTTCCAGGAATTTAATGGGTTTTGCGAAAAACTTTAAATGCTGAGATATTCAAAATTAAACCAAGGGTAATTTTTAGTACAGCAGGTGGAATAATTCCAATCAACATACCCCCAATAACCTCAACAATTACTGATCCTACACCCATAGGCGCGACTGTATTAACGAATACTTC includes:
- a CDS encoding bifunctional serine/threonine protein kinase/MFS transporter encodes the protein MNEQTLEKRYEIQQQLGKKAGRRTLLASDRITQQTVIIKLLTFSSDFAWEDLKLFEREAETLKTLTHAAIPSYVDYFELDTVGKGYALVQSYVEGKSLEEHIKAGRVFNEKALKNIASQLLEILIYLHSQHPPVIHRDIKPSNIILVENGYQRIGKIYLVDFGSVQTLASKAGKTVTVVGTYGYMPPEQFGGYATPASDLYSLGATLIALATGIHPADLPQQGMRMDFAKLVSLSPSFMEWLQWLTEPSVERRLNSAAEALITVKSGQLRVSQTSAETPRKTVNTWLLFLVSLCRSTFLGGAVVMMSAGLYGSVVIPLAGTVIGGMFGAMLGFPLGLGNGILVGLITRLFFYPLKNARRHRLLVSMTSTIIGTAVGIIYFAQFSGVLLGGTNSTLQSLLFYAIAPSIITGLSMGAVSKSFAQWYEREGQSKKYLKK
- a CDS encoding serine/threonine protein kinase; the protein is MNENTSKQILNERYEVVSELGRQTGRRTLLATDLQTQQQVVVKVLYLGQDFDWQDLKLFQRESETLKTLEHSQIPRYLDYFEFETSDDKGFGLVQTYVGAKSLEEQLQAGRRFSESEIKELAISLLEILNYLHQRQPAIIHRDIKPSNILLSNRSGNSVGEVYLVDFGSVQNIAAQEGGTITVVGTYGYMPPEQFGGRTKPASDLYSLGATLIYVMTGLHPTELPQQDLRIKFPQAGYISRKFADWLEWMTEPSLEQRFTSAQIALDAIENPPQRRQIIQELNPALSKPQGSSINLIKTSDRLEIILPPTGFGIGLIVLISCLTPFAIGITFLSQGLDSLNRALATNTLASGFFWLLQGSAIALILFLVLAAIFKRAHLQLNDGYLTVIHHLLGFKWSQKIIKMNQVIHVKMISDKYNTGVKENLFMYHGNRVVFNFDEYCNLNTLEREWLKNEIRDWLNKMRHSLNND